The genomic segment tcatcctcagtGTTTACTTTCCCAGACAGCACATCCTCAATCCAGTCTTCCAGCTCCTGAGCTGTGGGCAGGTCTTCATCATCTGTGATATCCATCCACACGCTATCAGCCTTCAGGTAGAATTGAACAATAATTAGCATTGTGGATCAAAAGGACATAACATAAACAACCTTGACAGAGACTAGTCAAAAATGTTTGTTGTGTATTGTATCTACTGTAAATCTTAGCATTTAACGTTATGGATGAACTACTTACAATATTCACTCGATATAAGAAGAAATCCTTGCAGAATACATTAACAGAGGCTTCAAATCCAAAGTTAATTTCTAGTATTGCTGCTGGACTGTGGATgcatgcaatacatttaaaaatgaatacatatatGGTAGATAACATTCAGCAGCATTCCAAAAAATATTAATCTAGTCTCCATTCATCCAAACTCAGTGAATACAAAAGCCCTGTTTAGCTTTGAGAACTAATTTCCAAAGAATTTATAAATCATTTGAATCATTTCAAGTAGTTCCCAAATCATGCAGTTTGGTTTCACGTTCCTGAACCAGTAAACATTATCAAGAGGCACATGAGTTGTGAAACTTACATCAGTAACATTCACCACTCCAATTTGGGGTTTATAGAGGTCAATTTTGAAGGTTTTCTCCCAATAAGCGATCAACTGAAATTAGAACAGGAAATGGCTTAATATAGAGAACATCTTTTATAGATCTTATGACAAAGGGACTCTACTTCTGCCCACCAATGGAAAGTCATCTGGGTCAATCCACAAAATACTGAGGTCAGGGTTGTTGGTGTTGTCTCTGGCCACTTCTTTCAGAATCTCCAGGAACTCAAAACCATCTAAAACGGAGAATGGAATATAtgttattttataatacaatCATTTCTACAGCTCACTAATTACAGATATATTAAAGTTTGTGCTCAGACAATGTAccttaataataaaaacaaatataaactacaaatgAGTTTTATTGTAACTTCCTGAAAGGACTGTTAACATTCTGTCACATTTCAGGCAACAAAGGAATCAACTGGAAACATGTATTTCATATTCTACTATAATCCTTAACAAGAATGTGATGTACCacatatatttaattaaacattaaagCTGGTGGTATGAATCCCAAATTACCACACACAAGTTGCTATGGTTTTCAAAAGACTCACCAGGGTCTTCCTCTTCAGCAAAGGCAACAATGTGGAATCCATCCAAATCGTCCTCCTGCACAGTAACCATTGAAGAAAAAGTGCATCcgtatttaacaaaaatgatgatatttaaatgtaattcaatataatcTAATACTATCAAAAAAAGCATATGTATATGGAAACTCAGCAATAAACAAAAAGATGCAGTACATCATATGGACAGAAAGACATATGGTAAGACAGGCCAAAAAAATTCTCATTTGGCACAACATTACTGTTACTATTAGTATGTTATCTACTAGACCTTGGAATAGATGATTTTCATTAAATCTCTGAATGGATACATGTGTCATACAGTGCAGTAGAATGGCTATGCTGTGCAATACCTGCAAATATAGTGCACAACACATTAACCCCTGTTTCTCAAACATGTCTACTGTTACCCCTGTGTCCTTAACTCATCCTTCTGAGATGTTTCTCActagttttgttttgtatcattttcacaAAATTATGCCATTTCTGCATTGATAAACTGGGGAACTGGCTCCAGAAtatataaaagtgttttttttccccattgctTTAGTCCAGGAATATCAATAAATTACCTTGACAAAAGCAAAAATATGTATAGGCTTAATATATGTGTGTGGCATAGTCTATATCATGAGCCTGATCTTGGTTAAGCTGGTATTTGAATGTATAGAATGCAGCAGAAAACTATTATTGACTTAAACACATGCTAACTCTGCAAATACTGGGAATATCAAAATCAGAGTTCTTCTTACCCAGGTCTCAAACATGTCTTGTGCACGCAACTTTCTAAGAGTAGCTCTGAAAAAGTAGCAAAGCAGAAATAAACCAGAGTGCATTTATACTTTGAAAGCCATGAATAAAAACTACCACtgtacacaataaataaaatggtacCCAGTTAATATCATCGGCTACAATGACAGTTCCTTTATCAATACTGCTTTGAGTTTAATGTGAAGGCCAGGGACATTCACAGAATATGTACACATATGGGTGCCCATTTTATTGGCTCCCATGTACATGGTATCAAATGTAAAGCAGTTTACTTTAttttctttcagtgttttttttttaaaaatcctatCAAAGTTTAGATTCTACAGCTTGCTGATTATGATTAAACTTTGTACAAATGATCACTTATGGTTTAAAGTTTTTGTaattaactgtattattattgttatgcacagtgtatgtatttgtttatgtctGCTGTCTGCTTGTGTTGTTGTCCTTCCCTGTTTAAAAGTCCAAAAGacctgaatataaataaaaactgaaatatcaacTGTCATACGAACATACATTTGCCTATTACTATAATGTTGTTAAGGAAGGCAACCGTCTACAAcagttattgattaaaaaaaaagacttaataaTCATTCATCAAAATATTAAGTAATGAGTTGAAGCTTTGTGAACAAGGCCTTCTTAAACTTTGTTCTGAAGGCTAGCTGTGCTCAAACTTTCAATGACAAGGTCAAGCAGGTGCACACTAGTGGCTTTCTTAGAGTCACTAACCTTTGGATTCAGAAGAATGCACtttacttttaataaaaacagctgtGAGGATTATGTTACTGTCCAATGTTTGATACAAGTACATTAATTACAAGGGATAACGTCAGCATTGTGCAGTGCTGCATAACACTGTGATACAGTCCTGAAGCTTGTTCTAAAGGGGtggaaaaacaaaatgtctgCTTCCTTGACCATTCTCAGAGATCTAAGTGGATCAGGAGGCGAGTCCCCACCGCTGTTTAATTAATTGTAAAGCAACACACAATATAGGGCCAAGTTCATacaatgatttttgttttttgattttcaTGGATCCACAATAAGTCTATGCTTTCTCTTCCATTAAGCTGAAATCTGAAACATACCCCCCTAGAACAAGAATGGGCAAAGATAAGCAGTATTCATTGTCTTTAAATAGGAACCAATCCGCTCACAGAAAAGCAGCTTAAAACTAAAACCCCACACATGCCAGTTCCCATTGTTCTGGCCAGCTCTCAAGGACTATACAAGTACTGTAATAGCACATGGTCTTTAGTGAGCAGAAGCAGACAAGAGAATCATGAATAAGGAAAAGTACCACATCAATGAGCCCCAGTGAATTAGGTCATCTGGTGGCTGACCAGGGTCTATGTCAATCACTTGCACATTCTTCCATGTTTATATGTCAATTGCTCTCCCTGCCAACACAATATACAATCCCACTGCCGTGCAAGATAGAGGTTTAACCAGTATGTCAGTTGTTTGGATAAAAATCTTGATGATGTGGCATAAATTTGAATTTgggatgtatttaaaatacactgttgtttgggctcccgagtggcgcatccagtaaaggcgctctgcgtggagtgcaggatgtgccctatagtctggacgttgcgagttcgagtccaggctattcctttgccgaccgaggacgggagctcccagagggcggcgctcaattggccgagcgccgctcgggggagggaggattaggtcggccagggtgtcctcggctcaccgcgcaccagcgacccctgtagtctgactgggcacctgcgggcttgcctgtaagctgcccagagctgcgttgtcctccaacgctatAGCTCtgggtgactgcatggtgagtctgcagtgtgtaaaagaagcggtcagttgacggcacacgcttcggaggacagcgtgtgcccGTCTTCGCCGttcctgagtcagcacaggggtagtagcggtggactgagcctaaaaataattggacattactaaattagggagaaaacaataaaaatagttagcgaccactaaattaaaaaaatatatatatactgttgtttgGCACTGGATTTGTGTATTCAAAGTATGTGATGTTGTTACAAATGGTCAGTCAAGATTTCTACATGGAGGTCTTCACTAGATTAATTTAGGTGTGATTTACCTTTTGTGTTCATTCACATACTCCACAATTTCCTCTTCAGTGTGTGTCTTTCCAGGAATGGTAACTGGGTCTTCCATGAAAGCTTCATAAAAGTCCACCTCATTCATTTTCAAAGTAAGTTTCTTTGCAACCTACGGTGTAAAGAACAAGATTTGGAGGCAATCTATGTGTTTCTATGTGAAGATCCTCATTCATGAGATAGGACCTGTCACTGTTCAAGGACAGACATTAACGATAATATTAATActaagaaggagaaggagaagaagaagaagaagaagaagaagaagaagaagaagaagaagatagcAGGCAGTTTTATTAGGTTTCCTGCTACTCTATAAACCTTGTGCTTCGTTTAAACAAAAGGAACAAAATATTTGTTGAAAAATGCTTTTGTTAAAAGAAATGTATGTGTATCAAACTGCTTGTCTGTTAATTTATCAAGATGAAGAGTACTCTAATCCAAATCTGTGTTTTGCCTCTATTTTTCATATGTATGCCAATACAAAGATCACATGACGTTGTGCACTAACCaagatgttacattttttttttaccatgccaTAATCTAttcattcattattcatttttCATTCTTAACTATTTTCTGTAAAGGATCAAGCTAGCAGGAAAATATATCATCTCATTTAGAGTAATGCATCGTTCAATCGTAATCTACCAAGCTTTTTAAATGAAGTACAATGCTTGAGTTAAACAGCAGGCAGAGGCTTATAAATTAAAAGTAACATAAATTTTACTGTAATTATGCCCATTAGTTTCAACACCCATTTTCATCTTTCCCTTTCTCCAGTTTTAAAgccaaataaatattttgtgtcAAGAATGACTCAATGGGTGTACAAAAAGATAAACATTTCATAGCAGGGTTAATGTAAAAACATGATCTGAAATCCTAAATGTCTTGAGTAGGTGGAATCCTCTGTGCTCAACCTCTAGCATTTAAGTGCTTAACACTCTCTGGctgttaataattaaacagaactgtGCAAAGCACTACCCACTAATCTTCACAAAAGAGGGAAGTCACATTATAGCTGGTGGCTGGAGAGGTGGAGGAAGATCAGAAAACCAAATAAATACCAGACTGAAAGATGGATGGATGATGAAGTCATTATTCATCTGCTTAATTAGTGCTTAATCCTGCCATTTAAACCACTTTGCAGTCTAACAAAATGGATACTTACTCCTTTGTCGAATGTTGCGAAGAATTTAATGTATGGCTGGAAGTGCTCAGATGCCTCTTCAAAAGCATGGAAATCTAAAAGTATAAGATGTCAGGATTATCTTTGTGTACCATTTGTCTGCTATATGCAATTCTCAGTGATTTCATCAGCTCACAAGGCTAGGCCTATCTTATTTGACCTGATCATTTCTTATACCCAGGCCATGAATGTTTTGGTGGAGTCATTTCCTATGGCACTTGAATTTAACATTGTAAAAGTTTTCTGTTTACCATGTTAACCTCACCCCCATATGACAGAATGATAACAGTATCAGTGGATACAAGTTACATTGATCTAAAAGGCTCACTCTGTTATTTTGAAGCAAATGTAAAGGCAAATATAATCTGAgagaaataaaacagtaacagtataaaactagcaagttACATTCAGCAGTTTCCAGTTTTATGCCATTCAAATTATTCCACTCTGATCTTCACTTGCTTCAGAATAAGGCCCTGAATgtgtttttgaaatgtatttagcacatacAATGCCATTACAGTGCTGTACATGCAGTCACCACAACATCTACTTGACCTTTCCCTGCAGCTGTCAGAGAATGCATAGGCAGAAAAAGCAACTCTTGTCAATGCATGACATGTCCTGTAAACCTTTATCAATTTATCAATTACACATTTTGATAGCTAGAATCCATGCTGTCTTTGCAAGTCAATCTTGTCTTCCACAAACTCTACTATAGAAAgtgcagttattaaaaaaaagatgactTCACCATGCTCTATTTGTAAAGGGCAGAATGATGTGTCTGTGATTTATTTGAGCAGGAGAAGAAGCTATTTAAAACCTCACAATCATAGGGGGCGAGTTTACTGAAGTCATGCACAGCTATAAATGGGCCAGGTTATGACGATAACGAGTGAGACGTGGGGATTAATGACTGGAAGGGACCGTGGcccaaaatgacatttgaaaatatTGGCTGAAACCAGGTCAGTCTCAATTCTACAGacaacaatacaaaatgaaaagatTATTAATACTCTGGGAGTTTTTCCTAATGGTACTGCATGTGTGCATTTCCAATGAATTCTGCTCTGTTCACACTGGAACACATCTCGGTCCAGGGTCTGTAGGTGTTTCCATTACATCTGTTTAAATCACACCTCAGCTCTCCCAAGCACCATTGCAGACTACgctaaatgcttttttttgtcaGCATGTGCCTGTGCCACCTTATGCTAAAAACTGTGCATTCAATAtacagtaatgtgttttattCACTTGAAGATCAGAACATGCAGTATTTCTTGAAATTGTGCATTTAGTTTTACTTTTAGAATGAAACTGAAACCTGAGCATGGTTGCCAATGCAGATGTTACAGATTACACAGTAAACagttaaaaagaaacacaaataaaatggcagccCCAAATAGCAGGGATCCAATGTTGAGACTCACGTTCTGAATCTTCGTTTTTGAAATAGCCAATGAGTTTGTTCTCCTGGTTGATGTTGTCAAAAGCTCGGAGTTCTGAGGGGTTGCTGATGAACTCCACTGGTTCTTCCATCAGCTTGTTTTCAAGCAAAACAtatcatttcattattttaaaaataataatattactattcTAATTCTCCACTGTAACTTTTGGCTATCAGATTTATTACtcattcagtttattttaaagatGAAGTCCCTCGTGAATTAAGTAtatcaaaaaacaaatcaatagtACAGTACATGGCTCTGGAGTAAAGGAACAGTGAATAAGATCTTGTAGTTTTCATTGCCTGCTTTGTGAGTAAGTACTGTAGCTTCAAAATCAATTTTCAAAGTATTTTTCTACCCCTTGTCTTTTTTTGTGGTTATTGCAATTACTcgaatattgtctttttttttttttttacaatttttttctgtgtaaaagGTGCTTTAAATTCAGAATAATCGCAAACATCCTAAAAAAATGTTAAggggcctctggaggacaagacTAGCCCAGCAAATCTCTGTCCCCAAGCTCTAAGCTGGATCCCACCTCCCCCAACCCTGGGAGCGGCAAGGCCAATGCGGTGCCCCCTCCCCCCagagtccccagtgaagactggcccgcctcgcacaaccaggatttgaacctgcaatCTCTgtttgtatgactcaccctgcaaacCACgtggcagtgcttttaccaggtgagccattcggggACCCCTTAAGGGGACTCTTTAAGTTATGGAGAAAAAAGTTCCTTATTTCTCTTTTGTACTTTTGTACTTACATCTAACAGAAATTCAACCAGGACGTCTGCAGCGAGTTCTCCATCAAACTCAATGACACGTTCAGCTTTGAACACATAGACACTGCCTTCCTCGTTCAGATCTAGAAAAATAAGAAACATGAAATGCCACTGACTGAATAACAGACCAGCTGTTCCAtgcataaatatttattactttgCTTAGTTTAAAATCTGTGTATTTGTAACCAACTGGATCTGTACCACTACTGGTCAGTAGCAACACAGCTTTGTCACATGGGAACCTACAGATGACATCGCTGGTTTTACAATTGACATGCCTACCTcattattaaaataactgttcCTAACTACTTCATTTAATCCTATTCGGTTCTATAtgaaaattagactttttttttttaaagcaaacttCTGACAAAAGcatattgatttgatttaataaaattagGCATTCAATATTTTGGTTTAAAGGCTTCCAGCCAATTCCCAGAAAACACAGGTACATCTGTTC from the Acipenser ruthenus chromosome 9, fAciRut3.2 maternal haplotype, whole genome shotgun sequence genome contains:
- the LOC117405348 gene encoding calsequestrin-2-like; translation: MRIIWFLLPCLYLISFCIAEEGLEFPTYDGKDRVIDIDAKNYKKALKKYDMLCLLYHEPIPSSKELQKQFQMTELVLELAAQVLEDKHIGFGMVDSKKDAKVAKKLDLNEEGSVYVFKAERVIEFDGELAADVLVEFLLDLMEEPVEFISNPSELRAFDNINQENKLIGYFKNEDSEHFHAFEEASEHFQPYIKFFATFDKGVAKKLTLKMNEVDFYEAFMEDPVTIPGKTHTEEEIVEYVNEHKRATLRKLRAQDMFETWEDDLDGFHIVAFAEEEDPDGFEFLEILKEVARDNTNNPDLSILWIDPDDFPLLIAYWEKTFKIDLYKPQIGVVNVTDADSVWMDITDDEDLPTAQELEDWIEDVLSGKVNTEDDDDEDDDDDGDNDDDDDNDDDEDDDDDEDDDDDDDDDDDDDDDDDDDDDDDDDDDD